One Colius striatus isolate bColStr4 chromosome 8, bColStr4.1.hap1, whole genome shotgun sequence genomic region harbors:
- the LRRC18 gene encoding leucine-rich repeat-containing protein 18 translates to MAKVKAKDKKGRKITLKTAKNSIRISFDGGRRLDLSKMGITTFPTCILKLADVDELDLSRNMLKKIPSSIEKFQKLRWLDLHSNQLEELPAAIGTLQSLFYLNICNNKLTTKGLPEELKLLKNLCILNLGLNCLDSIPTTLGEMKELQEIGVFDNALTTIPDSVKKLPKLKKLNAKRNPFPDSTKPEEHVDSIKRIETLYIVEEKDLCCQDERDKVNKLKNVISSPSNDPSFSSLLTPNSSAKNNQEEWRLKDK, encoded by the coding sequence ATGGCCAAGGTGAaagcaaaagataaaaaaggGAGGAAGATCACCttgaaaactgcaaaaaatTCCATCCGGATATCTTTTGATGGAGGGCGTCGTCTTGATTTAAGCAAGATGGGTATCACCACCTTCCCCACATGCATTCTGAAACTGGCTGATGTGGATGAACTTGATTTGAGcagaaacatgttaaaaaagATTCCAAGCAGCATCGAGAAGTTCCAGAAACTGCGCTGGCTGGACTTGCATAGTAATCAGCTAGAGGAGCTGCCTGCAGCGATAGGTACACTCCAGAGCCTTTTCTACTTGAACATATGCAACAACAAGCTCACCACCAAAGGTCTGCCAGAAGAGTTGAAGCTTCTGAAGAACCTGTGTATTCTCAACCTTGGCTTGAACTGTCTTGACAGTATTCCCACCACACTTGGTGAAATGAAAGAACTTCAGGAAATAGGTGTTTTTGACAATGCCTTGACGACCATTCCAGACAGTGTGAAAAAGCTCCCCAAGCTCAAGAAACTGAATGCAAAAAGAAACCCTTTTCCAGATTCGACAAAGCCAGAAGAGCATGTTGACTCCATTAAACGCATAGAAACACTTTACATAGTAGAAGAGAAAGACCTGTGCTGTCAGGATGAGAGGGACAAGGTAAACAAGTTAAAGAATGTGATATCTAGCCCCTCAAACGATCCAAGTTTCTCTTCACTCCTTACACCCAATTCCTCTGCAAAGAATAACCAAGAAGAATGGAGATTAAAAGACAAATAA